In one Arachis duranensis cultivar V14167 chromosome 9, aradu.V14167.gnm2.J7QH, whole genome shotgun sequence genomic region, the following are encoded:
- the LOC107463888 gene encoding F-box/kelch-repeat protein At3g23880-like produces MTQPRDYEKRNRKRLRVTRNSLKRLRPSTGTSLGPLSVLPDELIREILLRLPARSLLRFQSVCSSWRTLISSSQFANDHVRLIAADPSFSHPRVVYHGCWFYRYKKFGDFSVRCLFENPSQPTEVVRFAGKSSHEIIGSCNGLLCLQDITDMDNLIMLWNPCTGLTSQPLEIRGSIGVCGFGYDHVNDEYKFVAVIDHIHKQEPLRFETRIYTFCPNSSKRIIQDTAFKRIIRDGKGVFVPCTATLNWIHWHGLVLSLDLVKETCNEFSLPLNLKAPENKSFIFPHLCVLKNCLAFCCSHEKTRWSVWLLKEYGMPQSWTKLATIYCHHSLLTGAELHPLYIRGNTLLMAVASTSKIVLYNLDDGGLEFPLLKPTPSDVSMGLWFYIYHESLVSPSYRCLRSSSSRIWFIKP; encoded by the coding sequence ATGACGCAGCCTAGGGATTATGAGAAGAGGAACAGGAAGCGTTTGAGAGTCACCAGAAACAGCTTGAAACGGCTGCGGCCTTCAACGGGAACCTCATTGGGGCCGCTTTCAGTCCTTCCGGATGAACTCATCAGAGAAATATTGCTGAGGCTTCCGGCGAGGTCGCTGCTTAGGTTTCAGAGTGTGTGCAGTTCATGGAGAACTTTAATTTCCAGCTCCCAATTCGCCAACGACCATGTTCGTTTAATCGCCGCTGATCCAAGTTTTAGCCATCCACGAGTTGTTTATCATGGTTGTTGGTTCTACAGATACAAAAAATTTGGAGATTTCTCGGTACGGTGCTTATTCGAGAATCCTTCCCAACCTACTGAAGTCGTTCGCTTCGCGGGAAAAAGTAGCCAcgaaattattggctcttgcaACGGATTGTTGTGCTTGCAAGACATTACTGACATGGATAATTTAATCATGCTGTGGAATCCCTGTACTGGATTAACATCCCAACCGCTGGAAATTCGGGGTTCCATAGGAGTTTGCGGCTTCGGATATGATCATGTGAATGACGAGTACAAGTTTGTTGCGGTTATAGATCATATACATAAACAGGAACCGCTTAGATTTGAAACTAGAATTTATACATTTTGTCCAAACTCTTCGAAGAGAATCATTCAAGATACCGCGTTTAAAAGGATAATTCGTGATGGTAAAGGGGTATTTGTGCCTTGCACCGCCACTCTTAATTGGATTCATTGGCATGGCTTGGTTCTTTCCCTTGACTTGGTGAAGGAGACTTGTAATGAGTTTTCTCTGCCCCTCAACCTCAAGGCTCCGGAAAATAAATCCTTCATCTTTCCACACTTATGTGTGCTGAAGAACTGCCTTGCATTTTGTTGCAGCCATGAGAAAACTCGTTGGTCTGTGTGGCTGCTGAAGGAATATGGAATGCCTCAATCTTGGACTAAATTAGCCACCATCTACTGCCACCACTCACTGCTTACTGGTGCTGAGTTACACCCATTATATATCCGGGGAAATACTCTTCTTATGGCGGTGGCATCAACTTCAAAGATAGTTCTGTATAACTTAGATGATGGCGGTTTAGAATTTCCTCTACTGAAACCTACTCCTTCAGATGTCTCAATGGGATTGTGGTTCTATATTTATCATGAAAGCTTAGTTTCACCATCATATCGTTGCCTTCGAAGTAGCTCGTCCCGAATTTGGTTTATCAAACCCTAG
- the LOC107464106 gene encoding F-box/kelch-repeat protein At3g23880-like yields the protein MEQPHDYDEMNRKPLRVTINAPKRLLSSTVTPSQPPSVLPDELLTEILLRLPAKLLLRLRCVCRSWRTLISSSNFAKEHVQRSIAADPSLSGPRVAYHHSWEYKHNTFGDFSLGSLFENPSEPPEVVFFEERRRHEIIGSCNGLLCLHESVDTLNNHVMLWNPCTGLTSHSLQICGFIWISGFGHDHVNDVYKLVTTVYQKQTIPHTSATRIYTFCQNPSIRQMQDIPFRSIYGDGKGVFVPGTATLNWIRQHGARDFMVLSLDLVNETFSEFSLPPKDPDNKTFFFPHLCVLRNCLAVCFNHEKTHWSVWLMEEYGVPQSWTKLVTIPCHPRLGGDHLCPLYIWGNNVLVTVASSKKRVLYNLDNESFEFPVLKPTTTTLSLSTGLEFHIYHESLVSPSFGGFRGSSSRIWLIKD from the coding sequence ATGGAGCAGCCTCATGATTATGACGAGATGAATAGGAAGCCTTTGAGAGTCACCATAAACGCCCCGAAACGGCTGCTGTCTTCGACGGTAACGCCATCGCAGCCGCCGTCAGTCCTTCCGGATGAACTCCTCACGGAGATCTTGCTGAGGCTTCCGGCAAAGTTACTTCTCCGTTTACGGTGTGTGTGCCGTTCATGGAGAACCCTAATTTCCAGCTCCAATTTTGCCAAAGAACATGTTCAACGTTCAATCGCCGCGGATCCAAGTTTGAGTGGGCCACGAGTTGCTTATCATCATAGTTGGGAATACAAACACAACACATTTGGAGATTTCTCCTTAGGATCCTTGTTCGAGAACCCTTCCGAACCTCCGGAAGTCGTTTTCTTCGAGGAGAGACGTCGCCACGAAATTATTGGATCTTGCAATGGATTGTTGTGCTTGCATGAGAGTGTTGACACCCTCAACAACCATGTCATGTTGTGGAATCCCTGTACTGGACTGACATCCCATTCGCTGCAAATTTGCGGTTTCATATGGATTTCCGGCTTCGGCCATGATCATGTGAATGACGTTTACAAACTTGTTACCACTGTATATCAGAAACAGACAATACCTCATACATCTGCCACCAGAATTTATACATTTTGCCAGAACCCTTCCATCAGACAAATGCAAGATATCCCGTTTCGTAGCATATATGGTGATGGTAAAGGCGTATTTGTGCCTGGCACTGCCACTCTTAACTGGATTCGTCAGCATGGCGCTCGGGATTTCATGGTTCTTTCCCTTGACTTGGTGAATGAGACTTTTAGTGAGTTTTCTCTGCCCCCTAAGGATCCAGATAATAAGACCTTCTTCTTCCCACACTTATGTGTGCTGAGAAACTGTCTTGCCGTTTGTTTTAATCATGAGAAAACTCATTGGTCTGTGTGGCTGATGGAGGAGTATGGAGTGCCTCAATCTTGGACTAAATTGGTTACCATCCCCTGCCACCCGCGTCTAGGTGGTGATCATTTATGCCCATTGTATATCTGGGGAAATAATGTTCTTGTGACGGTTGCATCATCTAAAAAGAGAGTTCTGTATAACTTGGATAATGAAAGCTTTGAATTTCCTGTATTGAAACCTACTACTACTACTTTGTCTCTCTCAACGGGATTGGAGTTCCATATTTATCATGAAAGCTTAGTTTCACCATCGTTTGGTGGCTTTCGAGGTAGCTCATCCCGAATCTGGTTGATCAAAGACTAG
- the LOC127739616 gene encoding F-box/kelch-repeat protein At3g23880-like — protein MEQPHDYDERKPLRVTSNTPKLLLSSTVTSSQPLLVLPDELLTEVLTRLPARLLLRLRSVCRSWRTLISSSQFANYHIQRSIAADPSLSGPRVAFHHSFEFNCITFGDFSLQSLVENPSEPTEVVLFEERPRCHEINSSCNGLLCMHGGAHSLNNSVMLWNPYTGLTSQSLKIRGFIWNSGFGYDHVNDKYKLVAVVKQMRERKPQTRIYTFCGNPSMRTIQDMPCGVVGDETGVFVPGTATLNWVCQHMEYLVISLDLVKETFSEFSLSLKDPDNKTFDFPQLCVLRNCLAACVSHDEKTHWSVWLMEEYGVPQSWTKFASISCHPSLSGHHLRPLYIWENYVLMAAAAYSKIVLYNLDHDGFEFPVLEHTPPSNKLGLYFCIYHESLVSPPYRSLPSTSSQIQLIKP, from the coding sequence ATGGAGCAGCCTCATGATTATGACGAGAGGAAGCCTTTAAGAGTCACCAGCAACACCCCGAAACTACTGCTGTCTTCGACGGTAACGTCATCGCAGCCGCTGCTTGTCCTTCCGGATGAACTCCTCACAGAAGTCTTGACGAGGCTTCCGGCAAGGTTACTTCTTCGTTTACGGAGTGTGTGCCGTTCATGGAGAACTCTAATTTCCAGCTCCCAATTCGCCAACTATCATATTCAACGTTCAATCGCCGCTGATCCAAGTTTGAGTGGGCCACGAGTTGCTTTTCATCATAGTTTTGAATTCAATTGCATCACATTCGGAGATTTCTCCTTACAATCCTTGGTCGAGAACCCTTCCGAACCTACAGAAGTCGTTCTCTTCGAGGAGAGACCACGTTGCCACGAAATTAATAGCTCTTGCAATGGATTGCTGTGCATGCATGGGGGTGCTCACAGCCTCAACAACAGTGTCATGTTGTGGAATCCCTATACTGGATTGACATCCCAATCGCTGAAAATTAGGGGTTTCATATGGAATTCCGGTTTCGGCTATGATCATGTGAATGACAAGTACAAACTTGTTGCGGTTGTAAAGCAGATGCGGGAGCGGAAACCCCAAACCAGAATTTATACATTTTGTGGGAACCCTTCCATGAGAACAATTCAAGATATGCCGTGTGGCGTAGTTGGTGATGAAACGGGGGTATTTGTGCCTGGCACCGCCACTCTTAATTGGGTTTGTCAGCATATGGAGTACTTGGTTATTTCCCTTGACTTGGTGAAGGAGACTTTTAGTGAGTTTTCTCTGTCTCTCAAGGATCCAGACAATAAAACCTTCGACTTCCCACAGTTATGTGTGCTGAGGAACTGCCTCGCAGCTTGTGTCAGCCATGATGAGAAGACTCATTGGTCTGTGTGGCTGATGGAAGAGTATGGAGTGCCTCAATCTTGGACTAAATTTGCCAGCATCTCCTGCCACCCGAGTCTATCTGGTCATCATTTACGCCCATTGTATATCTGGGAAAATTATGTTCTTATGGCGGCTGCAGCATATTCAAAGATAGTTCTGTATAACTTAGATCATGACGGCTTTGAATTTCCTGTATTGGAACATACTCCTCCGTCTAACAAACTGGGATTGTACTTCTGTATTTATCACGAAAGCTTAGTTTCACCACCATATCGTAGCCTTCCAAGTACATCATCCCAGATCCAGTTAATCAAGCCCTAA
- the LOC107464054 gene encoding LOW QUALITY PROTEIN: ruvB-like protein 1 (The sequence of the model RefSeq protein was modified relative to this genomic sequence to represent the inferred CDS: substituted 1 base at 1 genomic stop codon), whose protein sequence is MEKMRIEEVQSTTKKQRVATHTHIKGLGLEASGRALPFASGFVGQAEAREACGLVVDMIRQKKMAGRALLLAGPPGTGKTALALGISQELGTKVPFCPMVGSEVYSSEVKKTEVLMENFRRAIGLRIKENKEVYEGEVTELSPEETESVTGGYGKSISHVIIGLKTVKGTKQLKLDPTIYDALIKEKVAVGDVIYIEANSGAVKRVGRSDAFATEFDLEAEEYVPLPKGEVHKKKEIVQDVTLHDLDAANARPQGGQDILSLMGQMMKPRKTEITDKLRQEINKVVNRYIDEGVAELVPGVLFIDEVHMLDMECFSYLNRALESSLSPIVIFATNRGICNVRGTDMTSPHHYPLNILFXPMVLLPLVQILAIRAQVEELVVDEESLAFLGEIGQRTSLRHAVQLLSPASVVSKMNGRDSICKGDLDEVCSLYLDAKSSARLLQEQQEKYIS, encoded by the exons ATGGAGAAGATGAGAATAGAAGAGGTTCAGTCAACTACCAAGAAGCAACGCGTTGCTACTCATACACACATCAAAGGCTTAGGCCTTGAG GCTAGTGGAAGAGCATTGCCTTTTGCTTCTGGTTTTGTGGGACAAGCAGAGGCAAGAGAAGCATGTGGCCTTGTGGTTGACATGATAAGGCAGAAGAAGATGGCTGGCAGGGCACTCCTCCTTGCCGGTCCACCCGGTACCGGAAAGACTGCATTGGCACTAGGGATAAGTCAAGAGCTTGGAACCAAG GTTCCATTTTGCCCTATGGTTGGCTCAGAAGTATACTCGTCCGAGGTAAAGAAGACAGAGGTTCTGATGGAGAATTTTCGACGGGCTATTGGTCTGCGTATCAAGGAAAACAAGGAAGTTTATGAAGGAGAG GTAACCGAGCTCTCCCCTGAAGAAACTGAGAGTGTAACAGGCGGTTATGGTAAAAGTATAAGCCATGTAATAATTGGATTGAAAACTGTGAAAGGAACCAAGCAACTGAAGTTGGACCCCACCATATATGATGCCTTGATTAAGGAAAAG GTAGCTGTTGGAGATGTTATATACATCGAAGCAAATAGTGGAGCTGTGAAAAGGGTGGGCCGAAGTGATGCTTTCGCTACAGAGTTTGACCTTGAAGCAGAAGAGTATGTCCCACTTCCTAAGGGAGAGGTTCACAAGAAAAAAGAGATTGTTCAG GATGTAACGCTACATGATCTGGATGCTGCCAATGCACGACCTCAAGGTGGGCAAGATATTCTGTCTCTTATGGGCCAGATGATGAAACCTAGGAAAACAGAAATCACTGACAAGCTGagacaagaaattaacaag GTTGTCAACCGATATATTGATGAAGGTGTAGCAGAGCTTGTCCCTGGAGTTCTATTTATTGATGAG GTGCACATGCTAGATATGGAATGCTTTTCCTATTTGAATCGTGCTTTAGAGAGCTCGCTCTCTCCAATAGTAATTTTTGCTACAAACAGAGGGATATGCAATGTGAG AGGGACCGACATGACCAGCCCtca CCATTATCCTTTGAACATATTGTTCTAGCCTATGGTTTTATTACCTTTGGTTCAGATTCTAGCTATTCGTGCTCAAGTAGAGGAGCTGGTTGTTGATGAGGAAAGTTTAGCATTCCTCGGGGAAATTGGACAACGGACATCTTTAAG GCATGCTGTTCAACTTCTATCACCTGCCAGCGTTGTATCGAAAATGAATGGCCGAGACAGCATTTGCAAG GGGGATCTTGATGAAGTTTGTTCGCTATACTTGGACGCTAAGTCATCAGCCAGGCTACTTCAAGAGCAGCAGGAAAAATACATctcataa
- the LOC127741465 gene encoding F-box/kelch-repeat protein At3g23880-like, producing MTSGFGYDHVNDKYKLVEILHEITKCAIRIYTFCRNPCKSAIQDIPIGSINGDDRGVFVPGTATLNFVNETFTEFFLPLNNQYNKTIFPQLCLLRNCLACCFNHEKIHWSVWVMKEYGVPQSWTKFVIIPCYPRLSSHISSDHLRPLYIWKNVIMAVASSSKIVLYNFDNGSFEFPWMGGGGGSGFGGGGGGMILGKKG from the exons ATGA CTAGCGGCTTCGGCTATGATCATGTGAATGACAAGTACAAGCTTGTTGAGATTCTACATGAGATAACGAAATGTGCAATCAGAATTTATACATTTTGCCGGAACCCTTGCAAGAGTGCCATTCAAGATATTCCAATTGGCAGCATAAATGGTGATGATAGAGGGGTATTTGTGCCTGGCACCGCCACTCTTAACTTTGTGAATGAGACTTTTACTGAGTTTTTCCTGCCTCTCAATAATCAGTATAATAAAACCATCTTCCCACAGTTATGTTTGTTGAGGAACTGCCTTGCATGTTGTTTTAATCATGAGAAAATTCATTGGTCTGTATGGGTAATGAAAGAGTATGGAGTGCCTCAATCTTGGACTAAATTCGTCATCATCCCCTGTTACCCGCGTCTATCTTCGCATATATCTAGTGATCATTTACGGCCTTTGTATATCTGGAAAAATGTTATTATGGCAGTTGCATCGTCTTCAAAGATAGTTCTTTATAACTTTGATAATGGCAGCTTTGAATTTCCT TGGATGGGGGGTGGTGGTGGTTCTGgttttggtggtggtggtggtggcatGATTTTGGGGAAGAAGGGATAG